From the Desulfobacterales bacterium genome, one window contains:
- a CDS encoding response regulator, whose translation MIREDPPHVVALDVMMPEMDGIQTLVEIKKMAPLVEVILLTGYAKMELALKGMEKGAFDYLIKSIGIDELMYKLEDAYKKISIQEQKIKHIQEMIQSGE comes from the coding sequence ATGATCCGGGAAGATCCGCCCCATGTGGTGGCCCTGGATGTCATGATGCCTGAAATGGACGGCATCCAGACGCTTGTCGAGATAAAAAAAATGGCGCCGCTGGTGGAGGTGATTTTGCTGACGGGCTATGCCAAGATGGAACTGGCGCTCAAGGGGATGGAAAAAGGCGCCTTCGATTACCTGATTAAGTCCATCGGCATTGATGAGCTGATGTACAAACTTGAGGATGCCTATAAGAAAATTTCCATTCAGGAGCAGAAGATAAAACATATACAGGAGATGATTCAGTCGGGTGAATGA